Genomic segment of Jaculus jaculus isolate mJacJac1 chromosome 6, mJacJac1.mat.Y.cur, whole genome shotgun sequence:
catgttgtggtggtttgaatagatggccccaatatattcagttgtttattcatttgtagtttgcacctgcagccacctggctggaggtggtatcactgggtggatcttaaggtgtggtggtaggtttcagatttcaatctaaagatatgcaaagtgcgcctagctggagttcctgaagtgtgctgtgctatgtggcttttaggcttgggcttctctctctgcttggtcctgtgaaggcaggccagcttcttctgccatttatggaacttcccttggatctgtaagcttcaataaatatccttcctCTATAAccgtgcctagtctggaagttcatctcagcgaacctgaagctgtctgctacacatgtgtactagggaatcgaacctggactgtcaaactttgtaagcaagtgcctttaaccactgagcaatcccttcagccctaatCCCTGAACTTATGTGTGCACCTCTGTTGCCAGCTGAAGAAGTCAGGTGGGGCTGGACAGAGCCACCAAAAGGAGAGCGGCCGGGGGCGAGGTGGACTTGGGACACCGCTGAGCACAGCACAAGCCACAGGACCTGGGAACTGTGTGGCCACTAGCCCACCATACTGTCAGGCAGAACTGGGATGGCCCCAGAACTGGATGGGAGGACCAACACGAAGGAAAGGAAGCCTTGTCCCTGAAAGATGAAGGGCCAGATGCTAACCCTCTCCCGTGTGAGAGGAGACTGGAAACTGGCATCCTGAGTAATGTCACCCAGAGTTCCTCCAGTGAAGGTACCCATGGCCCTAGGGTCATGTTACAATTACTTGACTAAAGAACAGCTTTATTGGTGACCTAAGGCAAGGTCTCCCTTCTGATGTCAACCCCAGCAAGTATGGGCCTACAAGACGGTCTCTGGCAGGAAGGCCAATCACACAATTCAAGACACCAGGTCCACTCCTAAGTAGAAACGCCAAACCCTGATTTCAGAGTTGGCAGCGAGGTCAGAGGCCCGGGGTCCCTGtgtgtggggtgggtggggggctcAGGAGGCTGGCCACGTTGTGCAGCGACACCTGTAGAGCTGTGCAGACAAAGAGAGGCCACAGGAACTGCTCCATGAGAAGTTTTCAAGAGGGCCCATGATGGAGCGGGGCATGGAACCTGGCTGGCCCCGCAACTGTACTTTGGGTATGATGGAGTCACACCCAAGAGCAGTCGGGAGAGAAAGCCCTGCCCACTTGCCCCCGGCATGCCAAGGCTCCGTGGTATGGGCTCGGTAGGGCTGCCACAGCCTGTGACTCCTGGCTCTTCACAGGTAGGTCATCTGATCGGATATGTCCAGGTTCTTCACGGGGTACAGGTACCACATCACAACCCCCGAGGGGTTGATGACTACTGTGAAGTTGGTTTCACTCCGGAGACCAGTGATGATGTCCCCCGAGAAGACGTCCTGGCCCTGCATTGGGGGGACGGGATGGGACACCACGTCACTGAAGCTAGCATGAGAAGGGCTGTGCAGAGACCCCCTTGAAGGATGAAGAGCTGGCCTCCAGTGCACCCTACAGAAGTGGGAGCCCTGAAGCTCCTCTGTTCCCTAGGAGCAAAGCTACAGATGTTCACACAAGGACAGCAGACAAAGGACCACCCCAGGGAaaaccatgacagacgtgccagcCATGGCTGACCAATGAGCAAGAATCACCGGAGAGGGCAAGCAGACTCACTGATCTACAGTAGGTTCCACTGGCATCGCTTGAAAACACTGGTGCAGAAAACAGCACCAGCCATATGCTTGCCTCACAGGTACCTGCCCTACCCCCCAGGGACACACAAGCGACGCCGGGCACTCACCTCGTACACTCTGGAGCTGGGGAAGTCCAGCTGCTTGAGGGTGGAGTGGTAACGGTAAGGCATGTCTGTCCTGCGGCTGAAGAAGACCAGGGCACTCGCGTCTTTAGACAGCGGCCGCTTGAACACTTCAATGTTGAACTTTTCCTGGCCATACATAAAAGAGGGTCACTAACTGGAGTTCctgctcaggctgaccctgaagTCCTGTGCTTGGCCCTTTTTGGGCCCATGGCTCTGTCACCCACAGGTTGTGGATGCCACAGCCCTCCAGCACCCAGACTTTTCTTTTCTAACCCTTCCTTCCTGACAGCAGCGACTCATCGACCCTGTTCGAGGGGACAGAGGCGTACGCCgggggagaccctgcctcagaagccCGCAGGTAGCACGGAGGTAGACAGAACTGAGagcattgcccaggacccaccccTGCCAGGGCTGCCGTCGGGGGGCACTACCCTGCAGGAACAATAAACACGGCTCTGGGAGGGTATATGGTGAAGCTGGTATTGAGTGGAGAGTAAGCTCCACCATCTAGAAGGTTCCCCAGGCCTAGCTCCACCACCAGTGTCTGTGGCAGAGACACGTTACCCACTGTGCATATCACCAGTCCAAAAGTTCCCCCTACAACTtgatagatttctttctttcggtttttcgaggtagtgtctcagtctaggccaggctgacctggaactcactatgtagtctcaaggtgccctcgaactcagtgatcctcctacctctgcctcctgagtgctgggattaaaggtgcgtgccaccacgcctggctgatatttttttttttttactagagccAGGGGTTTGAACAAACAGCAtaggccttgggatgactcagttCAATACAAATCTATTTTTACAAGTGTGTAGCCTTTGGGGTACACTTACTTAGGTATTGGATGTTTTAGTAAAACAGGCAAAAAGTGCTCATCAGACTGTTCAGCACTCAGTAGGTACTCAATAACGGTAGATACAAGTaccattgcagggctggagagatggcttaatggttaaggcacttgcctgcaaagcctaaggacccaggttcgattatccaagtcccatgtaagccagatgcacaaggtggtgcatgcatctggagttcgtttgcaatgtctggaggccctggtgtgcccattccctcccctctgtctgtctctaaaagaaaaataataataatttaaaaaataattagggctggagagatggctcagcggttaagcacttgcctgtgaagcctaaggaccccggttcgaggctcgattccctaggacccatgttagccagatgcacaagggggcgcacatgtctggagttcgtttgcagtggctggaggccctggagtgcccattctctccctctctctgtcactctcaaataaataaataaataaaataaacaaaaaaaaattaaaaaacaagtagCATTGTAGTAGTCTTTGGCTTAATTCCTTTAGCTCTGGGGGAACTCCAGTCCTCTGCAGGACAGCACCTGTGTGTGGCATCCCTGTGCACCCGAGAGGTGTGCCAAGCCTGACTTCCAGGGACTGTTCTGCTTTGATCCAGGCAAGACGCGCTCAACGGAGTCCCTAGCTCCACGCAACCAGGAGGGGACACAGATAGCCTTCCCGGGACGAGCCCCACCCTGGTCACTTGCAGGCGTTCAGCTCTGCTCTCGGGGAGCTCTGTGCCTTggactgtctctgtctcccccacccccgctccaGTACCTTGAGAATCCTCTGTCCCTGGATGCCTAAGGGATCCTGGTGGATTTTGATGATGAGTGGATTCTGAAGGATGTCCATGTTCTGCGGGGAGATGGTGCGCAGGTCTGTGGACATGAAGAGAGGGGCCGCCAGCACTGTCCACAGAGCCATCTGGGCTCGGGCTTGCTCAAAGCTGAGACCAAAGTTGCCGATGAGCAGCTGGGAGCAGAAGACAGGAGCAGTCAGGGTCACCCTCCTTAGGGAGGTGGGCATGGGGCCCTTTGCTGAACATGTGACCAAGGCAAGCGGACATGGGGACATGTGCCTGGtttggcatgaggccctggggtgAGTGACCAGGTCACTTTCCATCTGAATATCAGCACCCCCTGCCCTGCCCCGCATGAAGAGTGCAGGGTGACAATATTCTTTGGCTGTTCAGATGCTAAGATGGGACCTATGGCCAAAAAGTTTATAaaaaggggctgggcatggtggcacatgcctctgatcctagcactcaggaggcagagataggaggattgctgagagtttgagcccactccgagactacatagtgaattccaggtcagcctgggctacagcaaaaccctaccttgaaaaataataataaaataataaaaaggtgtggtggtgcacatctttaatcccagcacttaggcagaggtaggaggatccctgtgagttcaagggcacccagagactacatagtgaattccagggcagtctggactagagtgaaaccctaccttgaaaaaaaaaaagagaaaaaaatataatgaaaacataaatagaaTGGCCAGGCAGCGGAGAGGTCTTGCTATCAGGTAGcaccaagaaaaggaaaaagaaaagacaggtaTTGGCTAagtgtggttgcacacgcctttaatcccagcacatgggaggcagaagcaggaggatggccatgagtttgagaccagcccaaggctacatagtgaattctaagtctaggtctagagcaagaccctaccctaaaaaaaaaaaaaaaaaaaaaaaaaagaaactggagagagcttagcagttaaggcacttgcctgcaaagcaaaaggacccaggtttgattccccaggacccatgtaagccagatgcataaggtggtgcatgcatctggagttcgtttgcagtggctggaggccctggtgtgcccattctctctctctttctcaaattcataaaatatatcttaaaaaataggaaaataaaaaacaagaaatattcccaactgggcatggtggcacatgcctttaatcccagtgctggggagacagaggtaggaaaatcactgagttcaaggcaatcctgcgactacagagtgaattccaggtcagccaggctagagtgagaccctacctcgaaaaacaaaacacaaaaagagaagGAGCATTCCCAGTTCCTGCCCAGAACATTCTGATGTgagtggcggggggtgggggtagggccCTGCATGACCACAGACCCTAACACAGAGTCCAGGGGCACCTTTTAGAAAGGCTGACCTACACCCCAGGAGGAAGAGAGCACACTGGAACAGGTGGCCGGCCAAAGAGCATCCCCTTCCATGCTAGTACCATGTCTGGGTCATTCCAATGCCCGGGACCGGCCACCGGCTGCAGTATGTCCTGGTTTTTCACAAACCAGTCTACGATGGACAGCACACTCTTCCACGAATCCTGGATGTCGTCATAGTTACGCCAGAGGTTGCAGATTTCGGACAGCAAGGTATAGTTCACCTGGATGTTGGGGAAATCCAGGGCTCGTATCAATAGCACTCAGGACCACCCAGCGGATGGGGAGGCAGCAGGAAATGGAGGGTGTGAAGGAGGAACTGACAGGCCTTCAGGTGTGTGTGGCACCAAATGCCCACTGTTCAGGGGCTGCCCCGGCCTGAGGCCCCGTTTAGAGTCCAGTGACCCTGTCTCTGGTGCAGAGAAGGTGAGGAGGCCTGGGAGTGGGGAGCACGGGCAGGCAGGTGAACAGAATAGCTTACCCTGGGGGGGAGGCCCCCTTCATAGGCTGGCCAGCTACAGGAGAAGGCGATAGGGTGGCCTGTGGCATTCAAGGCAGCAGCCATCTTGGGGTACCCTAAAGAAAACCCGATTTGGGGGACTGAGCAGGCCACAAGAGGCAGTCTGGACTTCTTCCCACCAAAGAAGAGGGAGCAGTCTGTGAAGATGGAATGGACCTGCATCTGTACCCCTACTACTGGGTGCCAGGCATTGGGGAGGTAACTCCAGCGTCACTCCATCTTTAGGAAGCCTGGGAGCTGCAATCCCCTCAGCCCTTGAGCTGCACAGACAGATCAAGCTCTGGCCGCTGCCTCCCTGCCCATCTGAAGGCCCGGCCAGCCATGGAACTCACCCTGGGCCCGTTCGCTGGGGGTGGAGAAGCAGCCATCCAGCTTCAACATGTCCACCTTCCACTCGGCGAAGGTCTGGGCATCCTGCTCCACCTTGTCTAGAGTGGTACCAGGGTAACCcatgcaggtcatctggcccatGTCCTCATAGATGCCTAACTTCAGGCCCAGGGAGTGAGCCTGTGTGGGGGGGTGACAACATGGTGGTTCAAGTGGGACCCACAGGTACAGGGCCCTTTAAAACCTTCAGTGGTTTCCTCTGTCTAAAGGGCAAGTCCTAGCTTGCTGGCTCCGGCCTCCAGCTCTGCTATACTCCATCCAGCTGTCACGCCTTGAGGcctttccttttttcccaaagtcatcccttttttgttgttgtgtgtttTTTTATAAAGCAGGgtttcaaagctgggtgtggtggtatacattttaattcccatcacttgggaggctgaggtaggaggactgctgtgagttcaaggccaccctgagactccaaagcgaacttcaggtcatcctgagctagagtgagaccctacatcaaaaaaccaaaagaagggctggagaagatggcttagtgcttaaggcacttgcctgcaaagccaaaggaccccggttcaattccccaggtcccacgtaagccagatgcacaagggggcaatacgtcgtttgcagtggctggaggccctggcgggtccattctctctctctctctttcaataaataaataaaatatatttagaaaaccaaaataataacaataaagtagggtctcactctagcccaggctggcatctggacagcctcctacctcaatctccctgagtgctgggggcAACCATGCTCTGCAAAGCCATCCATTTGGGATCAGCTCAATAGGCTGCCTCCTTCAGGGGACTgttctggagtcccaggctgactAAGGTCCTTTGAGGCCCCTCACTTCAATGGGCCCAAAGCAGGTGTTCATTTGTCAAGTTTCCATCATCAAACTAAGCTGTCAAGTGAGGGCTGTGTAAACGAACCCCAGGGAGGTGGAGGGAAAGGAATGGTGTGGCTCTCGGGCCAAGAGGCAGGGTGAGGGTAGGGCTCACATAGTCAGCCAGGAAGGCAATGCCGTGAGGGAAACGGGTGGGATCAGGCACCAGCCGACCCTTGGAATCACGCCCGCCTATCCAGCAGTCATCAATGTTGAGGTATACATAGCCCAGGTCTCGCCATCCATCCTGTGCCAGCCGGTCAGCCATCTCCATGAACAGCCGCTCACTGGGGGAGAGGGGGAAGCGGAATGGGGTTGCTCAGTGGCCCAGCATGGCCCCTGCTCTTTCCTCAGCTTTGAGGGTGAATTCCAGCCATAGAAATCATGTCCCTGCTGTGTCAGCTGAGGACTAGACAAGATAGCAAGTGCAAATGACCTCCCGGGATGATGTCAGGAGACACCTCAAGAGTGTGTGGAGAGGGCGGTCTGGCCCCCAGACtaaagggcagggcagggcagggccaggGGAAGCATGTGAGGCCAGCCTTTTGGTTATCTCAGGGGCCAGGTTCCTGTCCCACAGAGGCCCCTGAGTAGGCCACAAAGCTAGGTTTCAGATATTCCTGAGGTCACTTCTGCTGGTAGTCTCCGAAATGAGGGGTGTTGAGTACTGACCTCACCCTCTTTGCTAGTGAGTGCCCTccactccctgcccccactcgGCTGAGCTCTGAGCGAGGTTTGGCTCACTCACCTGATGCAGTTCTTTGGGTCTTCGTCACAGTCAACATTACAGCGGAAACGCTCCCAGGCCAGCCAGCCCATGGGTGGCGTGAGCATTAGCCCGTTGTCCAGCATTAGCACTGGGG
This window contains:
- the Naga gene encoding alpha-N-acetylgalactosaminidase, with amino-acid sequence MLLKTVVLLILVTPVLMLDNGLMLTPPMGWLAWERFRCNVDCDEDPKNCISERLFMEMADRLAQDGWRDLGYVYLNIDDCWIGGRDSKGRLVPDPTRFPHGIAFLADYAHSLGLKLGIYEDMGQMTCMGYPGTTLDKVEQDAQTFAEWKVDMLKLDGCFSTPSERAQGYPKMAAALNATGHPIAFSCSWPAYEGGLPPRVNYTLLSEICNLWRNYDDIQDSWKSVLSIVDWFVKNQDILQPVAGPGHWNDPDMLLIGNFGLSFEQARAQMALWTVLAAPLFMSTDLRTISPQNMDILQNPLIIKIHQDPLGIQGQRILKEKFNIEVFKRPLSKDASALVFFSRRTDMPYRYHSTLKQLDFPSSRVYEGQDVFSGDIITGLRSETNFTVVINPSGVVMWYLYPVKNLDISDQMTYL